One genomic region from Methanocaldococcus fervens AG86 encodes:
- a CDS encoding WYL domain-containing protein yields MDEIDEIICKAIKEMRRLKINYKGEDWRIIEPHCFGCDRKGNKKLRAYQVSGYSESGNSEGWKLFNVDEIRKIEPLNERFNEPRPKYNPYGDKHIPNVICKI; encoded by the coding sequence ATGGATGAGATAGATGAAATAATATGTAAAGCAATAAAAGAGATGAGAAGACTAAAAATTAACTATAAAGGAGAGGATTGGAGGATTATAGAACCACACTGCTTTGGTTGTGATAGAAAGGGGAATAAAAAGCTAAGGGCATATCAAGTAAGTGGATACAGTGAAAGTGGAAATTCTGAAGGATGGAAATTATTTAATGTTGATGAAATTAGGAAAATAGAACCTCTTAATGAGCGTTTTAATGAACCAAGACCAAAATATAATCCTTATGGAGATAAACATATACCTAATGTGATTTGTAAAATTTAA
- a CDS encoding metal-dependent hydrolase, with the protein MNWRGHTILGIIFGLPFISSPEQIFLALAGALYPDLDHDVKEDIVKRGLLVSGGIVFINILLYFFEKDIFNIDLFILGVSVLLIYLIPYFSEHRGLTHTLWSLLFVSFILGYLAYKLSAISAVFAGLISLLMVTNEILLGRVMIFAIFAWAILDILKLNPGIDGSFHYILPVATGYLSHLVGDTTTPAGVRVFHPISNYKLRKKEGYILVAVWIFMVVYVWKDIILNFIG; encoded by the coding sequence ATGAATTGGAGAGGACATACAATTTTAGGAATTATCTTTGGATTGCCTTTTATTTCTTCACCAGAGCAGATATTTTTAGCTTTAGCTGGAGCCCTATATCCAGATTTAGACCATGACGTTAAAGAGGATATTGTTAAAAGAGGGCTTTTAGTATCTGGAGGAATTGTTTTTATAAATATTTTACTTTATTTTTTTGAAAAAGATATATTTAACATTGATTTGTTCATTTTGGGAGTTTCAGTTCTTCTAATATATTTAATCCCATATTTTTCAGAGCATAGGGGATTAACCCATACATTATGGTCGTTGTTGTTTGTATCCTTCATTTTAGGATACTTAGCCTATAAACTCTCAGCCATATCTGCAGTTTTTGCTGGATTAATATCCCTACTAATGGTCACAAATGAAATTTTGCTTGGAAGGGTCATGATTTTTGCAATCTTTGCCTGGGCTATTTTAGATATTTTAAAATTAAATCCAGGGATTGATGGGAGTTTCCACTACATACTGCCAGTTGCTACCGGATATTTATCTCATTTAGTTGGGGATACAACAACACCAGCTGGAGTTAGAGTTTTTCATCCAATCTCAAATTACAAGCTAAGAAAAAAAGAAGGGTATATTTTAGTGGCAGTTTGGATATTTATGGTAGTTTACGTTTGGAAAGATATTATATTAAATTTCATAGGATAA
- the argH gene encoding argininosuccinate lyase, translating into MNILRRGRLGSSIKEDVARYTTSLDFDKEIFEADILCDIAHVIMLYEQKIIKKEDAKKIIEGLKEIYKKGMENLNLDPSLDDIHMVIESELIKKLGEDVAGRMHTGRSRNDEVATDLRIALREKVLIIAKSLIEMLKDILKLAEEHKETLTVGYTHLQHAQPVTFAHHLLSYVSAIERDILRLLDAYKRINISPLGCGALATTGFKINRERTKELLGFDALIENSMDGVSARDFILETMADLSILGTNLSKICEELVLFSTYEFGTIEIANEFCSTSSIMPQKKNPDVAEIARAKLSKLNGNLVTALTILKALPNTYNRDLQEISPHLWDSIYTTIDTIKMIHGMLKTIKVNKERMKELANANYSTATELADTLVRETGIPFRTAHGFVGEVVRRSIEEKKDMIEVIYDVLEKYNLKVDEEKIRKALDPYENVKMRNVIGGPAPEEVERRIKAFRERLEKYEKEVNEKMQKINKIKEELLSYEI; encoded by the coding sequence ATGAACATTTTAAGAAGAGGAAGATTAGGAAGTTCAATAAAAGAAGATGTGGCAAGATATACAACGAGCTTAGATTTTGACAAAGAGATTTTTGAAGCTGATATTTTATGCGATATTGCCCATGTAATAATGCTTTATGAGCAGAAAATAATAAAGAAAGAAGACGCAAAAAAGATTATTGAAGGTTTGAAAGAGATTTATAAAAAAGGAATGGAAAATCTAAATTTAGACCCTTCTTTAGATGACATACACATGGTTATTGAAAGTGAATTAATTAAAAAGCTTGGTGAGGATGTAGCTGGAAGAATGCACACTGGAAGGAGTAGGAATGATGAAGTAGCAACAGATTTAAGAATAGCTTTAAGAGAAAAGGTTTTAATAATAGCTAAATCATTGATTGAGATGTTAAAAGACATTTTAAAATTAGCTGAAGAGCATAAGGAGACATTAACTGTTGGATACACTCATTTACAACACGCTCAGCCAGTAACCTTTGCTCATCACCTATTAAGTTATGTTTCAGCAATTGAGAGGGATATTTTAAGGTTGTTGGATGCCTATAAGAGGATAAATATTTCCCCATTGGGTTGTGGTGCATTGGCAACTACAGGATTTAAGATAAATAGGGAGAGAACTAAAGAATTGTTGGGATTTGATGCTTTAATTGAGAACTCAATGGATGGAGTTTCAGCGAGAGACTTTATATTAGAAACAATGGCAGATTTATCAATATTAGGAACAAATTTATCAAAAATTTGTGAAGAATTGGTTTTGTTCTCAACTTACGAGTTTGGAACTATTGAAATAGCAAACGAATTTTGTTCAACATCTTCAATAATGCCTCAAAAGAAAAATCCTGATGTGGCGGAGATAGCGAGAGCTAAATTATCTAAATTAAATGGCAATTTAGTTACTGCCTTAACTATTTTAAAAGCCCTTCCGAACACATATAATAGAGATTTGCAGGAGATAAGCCCACATTTATGGGATAGCATTTATACAACAATAGATACAATAAAAATGATTCATGGAATGCTAAAAACAATAAAAGTGAATAAAGAGAGGATGAAAGAATTAGCTAACGCAAATTATTCAACTGCAACAGAGTTGGCAGATACTTTGGTTAGGGAAACAGGAATTCCATTTAGAACAGCACACGGCTTTGTTGGAGAGGTCGTTAGGAGGAGTATAGAGGAAAAGAAAGATATGATTGAAGTTATTTATGATGTTTTAGAGAAATACAACCTAAAAGTTGATGAAGAAAAAATAAGAAAGGCATTAGATCCTTATGAGAATGTTAAAATGAGAAATGTTATAGGGGGGCCGGCTCCAGAAGAAGTTGAAAGGAGGATAAAGGCTTTTAGAGAAAGATTGGAAAAATATGAGAAAGAGGTTAATGAAAAAATGCAAAAAATAAACAAAATTAAAGAGGAACTTTTATCCTATGAAATTTAA